The Nitrospirota bacterium genomic sequence AACAGGTTTCAGACTCAGCCTTGGAGGTGCTCAGGAATATTATAAAGTTATCCCTGACCTTGCTTGCTTTGGAAAGGCAATGGCAAATGGTATGCCAATCTCAGCAGTTGTCGGAAGAAGAGAAATCATGGAGATATTTGAAGAGATATTTTTTTCCTTTACCTTTGGTGGAGAAGTACTATCCTTGGCAGCATCAATAGCCACAATAAACGAGATAAAGGGGAAAGATGTAATTAAGCATATCTGGAGATTAGGTAGGATACTTAAAGACGGATATAACGAACTATCTAAAAAACATGGTTTAGAGTCATACACATCATGTATCGGGTTACCACCAAGGACTGTTATTACATTTACCCCGCACATAAGCATAAGTGCGGGGTTCAAAGATGCACAGGGGAATGAGTCCTTAGAGATGAAAACGCTGTTTCAGCAGGAAACCATAAAAAGAGGAATATTGTTCAGTGGTAGCCAGAACATCTGTTATTCCCATTCTGATGAAGATATTGACTATACCTTGAAGGTATATGATGAGGCGTTTAAAGTCCTGAGTAGAGCTATCGAGGATGGAGACTTTATGAAATATATCGAAGGAGAAATTGTTCAGCCAGTGTTTAGAAAGGCATAGAAATGGTAATACTGATAATCTCAGTTCAATAATGAATAAAACAGTTTGCATACGAGTTGATGGTTCAGTAGAGATAGGCACAGGGCATATTATCAGATGTCTTTCTCTCGCGGATGAGTTATCGGTGAAAGGATATAAAACAATATTTTGTACAAGAGAATTTGAACAGGGACTGGTAAAGAAAATCTTAGATAGAGGTTATAAGGTCTCAGTCATTGATGTTGACGCCACATTGGAAGAAGATAAAAAACACCTCATCAATTTTGCTAAATCACATAATACTAAGATAATAATTACAGATAACTACCATTTCAGAAATAACTATCTCAGGGGTCTAAAAGAAAATTTTAAGGTTCTGGTAAGTATTGATGATATTGGAGATACTTTTTTCTACAGTGATATTCTTATAAACCAGAATATAAATGCAACTCCAGAAATGTACGATGGTAAAACCAAAAATGGGACTAAACTGCTTTTGGGTCCTACTTATGCGATGCTGAGACCTGAGTTTAAGAAATATCATAACCAGCCAAGAGAGTCTGGTAAGGTAAAAAATATACTTGTTACACTTGGTGGAGGTGACCCTGAGAACCAGACACTGAAAGTACTAAAGGCATTGGAAATGGTCAGAGGTGATTTTTCTGTTACTACGGTTATTGGCGTGAGTAACCGTAATAGAGCGATTATTAGAGATTATGTTGCAACAGTTAGGAAAGATATTAAGTTGCTTGAAAATGTTTCCGATATGGCAGAGTTGATGCGCGAAGCAGATATAGCCATAGGTGCCGGTGGGTCTACAAGTTGGGAATTTTGCTGTCTCGGGATACCGATGATTGTTATCTTTTTTGCAGACAACCAAAGAGGAATTGCTGAGGGGCTTTATGAAAGAGGGATTGCGATAAATCTTGGTTATTATAAATATATAAGTGAGAATGATATAAAGGTTGCAGTGGAGAATTTAATAAATAATCCTTACAAAAGGGAGATAATGAGCCTAAAAGGTAAAGAGATTGTTGATGGTAAAGGTGCTGAGAGGGTTGTAGGAGAGATAATAAGAAGGATTAAGGATTAGAGGAGAGATAGATATGTCTATAGCAGAGAGATGGAAGGGATATAAAGATTTGCCTGAGAATATCATTGACAGACTCAATGATAGAAAAGAATTCTGGGAAAGAAATAAAGATGTACTTCTGGTATATCTGTTTGGCTCTTTATCTGAAAAAGGCAGTGGTAATGATATTGACCTTGCGATACTTTTTGAGAAAAGAGCCTCTTATAGAAGGATTACCGAACTACTGGAGGATTTATACAAAATTCTTGGCACTCAAAGGATAGATATAGTGGATTTAGGAAGGGCGAGTCCTGTATTTAAGTTTGATGTGCTAAAGACTGGTAAACTTCTTTTTGCAAGAGATACAGAAATACTTAACAACTTTGAACATAAAGTCATTAAAGAACATATGGATATGGGTTATCTCAGGAGGATTCAGAAGTGGTATTTAAGAGAGAAAGTATTGAACAAAGGCTGAAAAAACTCATAGAGCTTTATAAGTTTTTTGACCTTCATAAATCAATAACCTTTGAGCGGTTACAGAAAGATATAACACTTAGCTTTGCGGTTGAAAGGGCATCTGCTCTTGCTGCTGAAATAATTATAGATGTGCTTGCACATATACTTTCATCTGATAGCAATATTTTCCCTGATACATATGAAGAGACAATAAAGTTATCATATAGAAATAAAATAATCTCAGAGAAATTATATAAAAATATTAAAGGACTTGGAGGCTATAGAAATATTCTGATTCACGAATATCTGGTGCTTGATTATAATGAGGTATATAAAAATTTCAAGAAACTTGTTAAGGTGATTCCATCCTTTGAAAGAGAAATCCTACTTTATATAGACAGAAAAAGCAATTAAAAGAGAAGACTCATAATTAATTAACACTTTAAAAAAGAAAACTTAATCCTTACTCCTTAATTCTAAAAACTATGATGAGAAAAGTGAAGATAGGTAATCGGTGGGTAGGCGACGGAGAGCCTTGTTTTATAATTGCAGAGGCTGGAAGTAATAAATTATGTCAATGAAAATATTATTTCTTGGTGGCAATATGGCAAAAGGCCTTGCAGACTGGCTTGAACAGCAAGGAGAAACAGTGATATACAGAGAAGATAAAGTCACTATTGATGATCTAATACAAATAAGTCCTGATATGGTGGCAAGTTATAATTATAAGTATTTGATTTCACAAAAAATCATAGAACATGTTAAAGGTAACGCAATAAATTTGCATATCTCTTTATTGCCGTGGAATAAAGGAGCATATCCAAATATCTGGAGTTTTCTTGAGGATACACCAAAAGGTGTTACTATTCATTATATAGATGAAGGGGTAGATACAGGAGATATTATTGTTCAAAAGGAAGTTTTTATTGATGAAAATACTGAGACCTTGAAAAGCTCTTATGAAATTCTGCATAGAGAGATACAGACATTATTTAAAGAGAACTGGAGCATGATTAAAAATAACAAAATAATCTCCCAACCACAGACGGGGGGGGAAGCATGCACTTTAAAAGAGAATTTACAGAAATCGAGACATTTATCGGAGAGAAAGGGTTGGATACCCCTATCAGAGAACTTAAGAAACAATATACTTAATTTCTGGAATGAGAGGGCTATACTAAAAGAATATGCAGGCACTAAAGACTTAATTGCCAAAAAGATTGAAATAGAATCTATTGCACAATTTATATGTGATGGTTTGAATATTCTTGAAATAGGATGTGGGAATGGAATTACCGCTATTGAACTTGCTTCTCGCTTTAGAGTAAATATTACCGGCATAGATTTTTCTGAGAAGATGATTGAAGAAGCAAAAAAATTAGCCTCTAATTATACGATAAAAGGTGTTTTAAACTTTTTAGTTGGCGATGTTAGAAATTTGCCCAATTTTGCTCAGAAGTTTGATTTAGTATACACTGAGCGGGCGCTAATAAATCTTCCTGATTGGTTTTCACAGAGGCAGGCAATTATTGATATAACCAAACTTCTTGTTGAGGGGGGGTG encodes the following:
- a CDS encoding aminotransferase class III-fold pyridoxal phosphate-dependent enzyme, whose product is AVIMEPVGVVEPEDSFLEEVKDITHENGALLIFDEIITGFRLSLGGAQEYYKVIPDLACFGKAMANGMPISAVVGRREIMEIFEEIFFSFTFGGEVLSLAASIATINEIKGKDVIKHIWRLGRILKDGYNELSKKHGLESYTSCIGLPPRTVITFTPHISISAGFKDAQGNESLEMKTLFQQETIKRGILFSGSQNICYSHSDEDIDYTLKVYDEAFKVLSRAIEDGDFMKYIEGEIVQPVFRKA
- the pseG gene encoding UDP-2,4-diacetamido-2,4,6-trideoxy-beta-L-altropyranose hydrolase, with the protein product MNKTVCIRVDGSVEIGTGHIIRCLSLADELSVKGYKTIFCTREFEQGLVKKILDRGYKVSVIDVDATLEEDKKHLINFAKSHNTKIIITDNYHFRNNYLRGLKENFKVLVSIDDIGDTFFYSDILINQNINATPEMYDGKTKNGTKLLLGPTYAMLRPEFKKYHNQPRESGKVKNILVTLGGGDPENQTLKVLKALEMVRGDFSVTTVIGVSNRNRAIIRDYVATVRKDIKLLENVSDMAELMREADIAIGAGGSTSWEFCCLGIPMIVIFFADNQRGIAEGLYERGIAINLGYYKYISENDIKVAVENLINNPYKREIMSLKGKEIVDGKGAERVVGEIIRRIKD
- a CDS encoding nucleotidyltransferase domain-containing protein codes for the protein MSIAERWKGYKDLPENIIDRLNDRKEFWERNKDVLLVYLFGSLSEKGSGNDIDLAILFEKRASYRRITELLEDLYKILGTQRIDIVDLGRASPVFKFDVLKTGKLLFARDTEILNNFEHKVIKEHMDMGYLRRIQKWYLREKVLNKG
- a CDS encoding DUF86 domain-containing protein, which produces MVFKRESIEQRLKKLIELYKFFDLHKSITFERLQKDITLSFAVERASALAAEIIIDVLAHILSSDSNIFPDTYEETIKLSYRNKIISEKLYKNIKGLGGYRNILIHEYLVLDYNEVYKNFKKLVKVIPSFEREILLYIDRKSN
- a CDS encoding formyltransferase family protein, which translates into the protein MSMKILFLGGNMAKGLADWLEQQGETVIYREDKVTIDDLIQISPDMVASYNYKYLISQKIIEHVKGNAINLHISLLPWNKGAYPNIWSFLEDTPKGVTIHYIDEGVDTGDIIVQKEVFIDENTETLKSSYEILHREIQTLFKENWSMIKNNKIISQPQTGGEACTLKENLQKSRHLSERKGWIPLSENLRNNILNFWNERAILKEYAGTKDLIAKKIEIESIAQFICDGLNILEIGCGNGITAIELASRFRVNITGIDFSEKMIEEAKKLASNYTIKGVLNFLVGDVRNLPNFAQKFDLVYTERALINLPDWFSQRQAIIDITKLLVEGGCYIMCENSQDGLDKINFLRQKIGLSCIIPPWHNRYFRDSELDEFCIPGVKMEKVVHFSSTYYFLSRVVNAWLAMSEDKEPEYDAPINRLALKLPSCCGNMGQGKIWVWRKLKEN